The DNA window gtctagcctatttcaacctgagattactagcaaacacatcaaggcatcttatggaatcaaagagaaattagaattcatcaaaataaggatcgaaaagcatgtttttacacttaggcacaaatatgggagagataacaaaaccatgctaattcataggctaaatgtgacaaaaggttatcaaaatactctaaattcagtacacaacaaaccgtcaaattggggtttgtcacctCAACGAGATCATAATCTGCGGACTTTTCATCTACGCGGATGATGTCGATAAGTGCGTCGATCGAGAGTTTTGCGAGGTCGTCGGGACTAATGGCGTGTTCGGTAATGGATTGCTCCGACATTTTCTCGGGATAAGAGGACGACGACATAGTGGCAGTAATGGAGAAGGGTAGACTGAGAGTTGAGAGAAAGAGTTAcggcaaagaagaactgaagaaGGGTTAGTACTTAGTAGGGTTTGGGGTTGTGAATAACGGGCACGTATGCATATATATAGTAGAAAGTTGCTTGGATGGGTTTTTTACGCAACTAACGTGTCAATGATGGGGTTTATTCACGAAAATAAGACATTAATTTAAACTATTTCGatcaaaaaaaaaggaaaggataACATTTAACATTTATTCATTGAGTAATTAACGAAAGCAATTAAGGTTGTCATGAATATAACACAAGAATCGAAAAGTCAACATTAAATTTTTTCGTCGTAAAACCAAATTAGTTGAATTGGATAACACATTAGTATTTCGTTCGTCCCATATTAAttaactatcttatcttttccagAACCATCGGTAGAGAAACGTACATTTAACATTTATTCAGTGAGTAATTAACGAACGCAATTAAGGTTGTCATGAATATAACACAAGAATCGAAAAGTCAACATTAAATTTTTGCATCGTAAAACCAAATCAGTTGAATTGGATAGCACATTAGTATTTCGTTCGTcccttattaattaattatcttatcttttccagAACCATCGGAAAACAGCAGAAAACATATCGTTGGTGGTCGTGTGTCGTCTTTATACTTTGTATAACCTATGGCCTAAGTTGCTTGCAAATGGCTGGAGGTTCCATGAATAACGGAAGGAAGAGGAAGGCAGCCAAGAAGGTCAGAGGTAAAGGGACCGTCTCCGTTGAGTGCGAATGTCACTGAATCTTCTTCCTCACGATATATGGGTCAGGATTGCCACGAGGGTTGCGTTGTATTCGATTAAGGATATGTTCAACATGCATGTTAGTTGCAAGGTGTTTCTGGGTGCAGCGAGGTCCAACGCTGTTTACAAGGAGGCGTCGATGACGGAGTTGCCGATTGCGTCCTTTTTAGACAACTATGGCCTACCTAAACACAGGTTCATAGAACGATGCACTGAGGCAGGAAATCCGGGTGCCATGCTCTGGGCGGAGATGACTGAATTCAGTTGGTTTGGTGACTGCGTTGGTGTAACTGGGGACGAGTTGGAGGGCTGTTACATGTGTGCGATGCTGCTACTGTCTATTGCCAATGAAGACGAAGTGCTCGTGCGAAagggatttaaattttttgagatTGTATGTGCTTCTGGGGCACTCGAAAGGTGCAGAGGTGTCTTCAGTCACATATTCGCGGGTCCGGGGTTGGAACTTAAGACGTTCTATACTGGACTGCCCGAGGTTTGTCGGTCAACAAGTTGCCGCACCAGAGGCACCATGGGTGATGTGGAAGATTTGTCCCGGGTCTCCTGTGTCTAGTGTTTGGCCGATTACGAGGTTTGGGTGTTCCTGGAGTTGTTTGCATTCGAATAAAAATTGTCTATCTTGGGGTTTCTGTTTCCCTGGTTTGTTGTTTATGATTCTCGTAACTTGTATTACCGTATGAAGCATTATCTCCGCTTTTGTTAACTTTAACCACGGTTATCCTCATActaaattagatatatttttattctattttcgtCTTCGCGCGTGGGTAGACCTTGGTTAGTTTGACTTGGTCAGGCTCAATGGTGTAAATTGGTTTATAGGTTTTCCCTCGCCTGGATGCTCAGTAGTGGAAGTGGATAGGGTGAGGTTTACTGTCGCGTGGACCCCACGTTCAGGAGTTAGCGTGTACTTCAAGCCGAATTAGATTTAGAAGCAGGTGTGTAGGGATGCCAGGGTCAGGTGTAGGGGTGTGCTGGACCAAGTTAGATAGGAAGAAAATAGTTTTGTTCTGTCAAATCaaccataaaaaaatgaatgcaattaactgaaaataaaaaatttaccatTTAATTCGATAACTTAATTTGATGTGATCACTTACGGTTTTTAATCGGTTTAATATTCCATAATCTACAGAATATGATATGTATTTAATTGTTTTATCTGATGCTTTCCAATAATAACGATTATCGATGAGCTCCATTAAATTTGCAAACAACAAAAATGTTATTCACGTTTCCCATTTCCCATTTCTCATTTCTCATTTCCGGATATCTAGGCAAACTGGAAAATGAAAACCAGACTGCCCACCGGCGTTTGGCAAAAGGAAGCCACTTCTAATTGTACGTATAGATAAATACGGGTCTAAGTACATAAATTAAATGTACTAATTATCCGGTATTAACCATAATGTTGGGCAACGAAACGATTTACGCGCTAAGCCGTAAAAATTAACTAATGTCAGTGTGtaatataatatctaaaattttctTGGCCGATACTGACGATGCGTGTTATACCGTTATTgtcctttttattttaccttGACCGGCCGGAGAGTATCGGTCGCTGTGTTGAAGCAGGAATTGCGGATGCTATACTCCGACAGGGGTTGCCGGAGTATTTTCTGATTGCCCGCCGTGGCATTGGGATGGAACTGCTGTCTAGGGCCTGGACAGAGGGCAGCGTCAAAGCAGGTTACGTGTCTGCCATGTTGCTACTGTGTGATCATGTATTACTACATAGCTTCATccgaaaatagaaagaaagaaaaaaaactcaaatGCTGCCTTTATTAGATATAATTAAGAAAACCGAGTTTTACGCAGGGGATACAAAACATGAAAAGAACAGCTAAAGAAATACGGAAACACAGCAAATAAAGACTTGGAAGATAGATGCCGTAGGTCATATAGCCCCGACATCGTCTCCATTCTGTCCGGCGGTTTCCGATAGTCAGAGTCGTCTGCCGTTGCCGCAGGTTGACCATACAATTGGCGGACCAATAAACCTACCTTGATCTCCACAACCTCGAGCCTGCCTTCCATTTCACGCCACGGTGCCATCTGTTGCTGTTCCCTTTGACGAAGATCGGCAATTTCCGCTTCAAAACGTTTGATTTGTCTTCCAGTTCGCGAATGGTGGTTTGATGTTGTTCCATCTCCGTGCGCAACTTCTTTTCCAACCGGCGGCCTTGATCCAGTTGATGCTTCCTGATACTCGCCCTGACTTTCGCGGTGATTGCCTTGATCCTCGCCGTCCTTGCTTCGTCTTGTGTCCTACGAAGACTATCACTCAAAAACCTCATCCTCTGTTGGAGGGTGTTGATCAGGTCTGCGGTCGGAGGTTCCTCGAGATCGCCCGGACTAATGGCGTGGTCGTCGAGGGATTCGTGCGACATTTTGTCGGATGAAGACCGGGAGGTTTAGTAGACGACAACGGCTCTTGAAGCAATGAATTTTCTCCCGACAGAGGTTATGGATAAAGATAAGGATTATAGGAATTGATGAATGGTTATGACTTGTGACGGACTTGTGCATTGATATACAttaatgaaaatcaaaatttaagttaataataaataaattaatacatTTTAATGTGGTTAACTAATGTATGTATGCTATTCCTTGAAAAAATGAAGATAATAATGCACCTGGTGGTTTTATCGATAAACGAAGAAAAAGCATGGAGAAACTTATGTTGTATCGATTGCGCAAAATTCGCAATAAATGCAAATCTTGGTAATGTGACGTTAGAGTAGACAGGAAGGGCTGAAGGTCTATGGACTGCTATGAATAACGTGCCAGACGGGAGTTGCATtgatcttataaaaaaaatgattactTGGCTATGCAATGGAGAGTCACCGAATGTGAGGTCAGTAAGGGGGAACAATTGTATTTTCCAtaagttaaatttttaatactaaacagaaaacacaaaaataaaaatgatggcAAAACGAGTCAAACAGTGCCAAAACGAGTTAAACAgttgaaaaaattattacataatAGTGATAATACATATATTACATAGgataaccaaaaaaatattgagaacCCAATTCTATCCCATCAGTCAAAGAGGTGGACAAACAGGATCAATTCATAATCAGCCCTACAATGCACGCACGGAATATGAGCAGCACCTCCATCACCGTCGTTTACGTCCCACCCTCTTCCATAGCGTTGATGGCGGTAAATAGCACCCATGTTTCCACGGCTTGGACATGCATGCGAAGAACAGACTTGATTCTCTGCGTTTAGCCTTGGCAGGCGACGCAGGTGTCTCCACGTCCCTGGACAACGCCGCGGAACACCAATTTGCAGTTTGTTAGGGCACCGGCCGCCTCAAGCCCACAAAATGTTTGTAAGCCATTGTTCTTTGACTCGGCGTCGTCGCGTAGCATCAGCACCATCGCCACTGTGTACTGGGCTGCCAGATGGCCCTGGGCTGCGACAACGTGCATTTCCATCCCCGTAAAACGACACCCGCCTAGGAAAAGGTCAGACACAGCAGATCGAAACAGAACTTCCAGGTGCCCGCTCTGCCTGCATCGCGCTAAGAAGTTTCTTCCCGGCTGGTGCATGGGACTCACACTCCACCATCGTTGGTCCCAAATTGGAATATTGGCACATCTGTAAACGAAATCCTCCTCCCCTGCATTACGTGCAGCGGTGCACGACATCCTGAGACTGCACAAGTCCCTGACAGACTGTGCTGCGGTCCTTCCGACAATTAAGGTCCATACATCGTGGGGAAGGTTGGCCGGGCCTATCGGATGATACATCTCCTCCCTTTGTATTGAGCGCCTCACACGATAGATAAATGGTCGGTTATGTGTAAGTAGTGGATAACAGAAAGGCTCCAAGCAGTTATCTCAATGGCTATTGTTTACGGTGTCTTCATAGTCACCCGGTGCCGTGTGCGATGGTATCCCATCGGTTGTGTACCGTGCATCTACACCTACTCAGCTACAATCACGTCGTTTAGGGAGCGTGCCGGTTCAGTTTCCCGTCGGTTCACACACGGCTTCCTTAGCCAACACGTCCCttgtattcatattttttttatgttaattttttttaactaaccGGTCAATAACTTCCCTTTTAAGTTCCGTTTTTTCCATTTCGTCGCTTGGGGATTCCCAGTTTTTTTTGCTCTTTATGTTTTGTTATATTAGAATTTAATGGTATTAATtaagtttaatattttaatcatattaattgACATTATTTAGACACTGTTCAAAATTTTTGTTGGTTAACTATAATTTTACTATATCTATATATAGTAAGTATCGGTTTAGCTAAAGAACATTTGTATGGTAATATAGTAGATAATCGCTAGTTAAAATAAATCACTGACAAATATTTACATAATGGATATATAAAAAACAAAGCATTGATTACAcgatatttcaaattttcaataccaaaactaatattataCGTCCATACTAAACCGAAATATTATATGTCAATCCTAAACTTAATATGCATAACAATTCTAAACCCTAGCTATGTCAACGAATCGTTCTACCTCGTAGTCGGCGCGACAGCGAATGCACCGGATATGGTCGGCGCCTCCGACACCGTGGATAGAGTCCCGCTCTGCCGCCCTTCGGCCGTAGTCATAGAGAAGACCCATGTGGCCTCGGGTCAAGCATCTGGTCGAGTCACATACCGTATGTTCTTCTCCCTTTTCCGACATTTGGACTTCATCCGGCCAAGAAATTGTGAGGACTGCGAAGCAACTCGAGTAACATGCAGGGAGTAAGTTACCCGCTTCGAGCGTGCGAAATAGTTCCAAACCTTCTTTTTTGGCATCGTTGTCGTCCCTTCGGATGAGCAACTCCATTGAAAGTGCGTACTTGGCAGTGTCCAACCCATTCCTTGCTACATTTTGTAGCATTCCCCATCCGACGGCGTGGTTACGTCGTATGTAGAGCTCCCGCAGCGCCTCCCGAAAATGAAGTTCCGGGTGACCAATCTCAATGCACTTCTCGAAAAATCTTCGCCTAATAGGGTCCCGTATCCACAACCAATTCATGTCATGCGGAGGTGGTATGACAACCATCCTGAGCACAGTATCCTCGTCGCCTACATCGCGCGCAATGCAACACGTCATACGGAACATGCACAGGTCCTCAATCGATGTCGTCGCGACTTTAATGGCTATGGCTAACCAAACGTCGCGGGGTAGTTTGAAGGCGTTAGAGAAACGCTCCATTATAACTTTCCGTTGGACTGGGGCCTGCTAGTGTATATGCTTCACACGGTGTTATCCAGTGACCAGTAGTGTTGAGGGTAAGAATGCTAGTatatttatggtttagtgtcgCCCTTTGGAATCCAATTCCCTCAGACTTAACTCACGCATCATTTCGTTGGCGAaatccattttattttttaaaaaaataaaaaaaggattcTACGAACTTGCCTTGTAAATAGAAATAACATTATTAATTGAGGGCATTTATTAGATTTGTCATTACACGTTGGTGCGTATTTAGTTGATGGCTAGGAGcgttaaaattaaatctaactAAATTATATTCTAACTAATCATCGTCGCATTcatatgtataaatataattaaagaaaatcaTTCCTGGAAATTGCAATAGGCGTCCATGCATGAAAGACGAAACATGAAACGAAAGGCCGTAAACACAGAAAGTCTTAATTTGCGAGTAACATAAACTTGAATCACCACACAGCTGGTTGAACCATGTATCCAACGCAGTACCAGGCAGTCGACTTAGGtgttattctttgtttttatccTCCATAACTCTGTCTTGCCCAATATACGGTCCCGGAGTTTGTTGAATGGTGTGCTGGTCAGGTTCACCGCAGTTGTTGCCCTGATCTCGTTCTCCCGTAACTGCAAAATGGTAAACGATCGGGTTTATTGTGCCCCTATAATATAATAGCCGTAATCTACCATTTTTATTTGAGCGTACTTACAATCCCGTCCATGATCGGGTTGAATTTGTCTCCCATGTTGAGCCACCCAATGACCCATATCCCTGAGTTCATGCTGAATGTTGATCCGATGAATAGACAGTAACCGTCAGTATGTATTATGGATAACTCGTGAAAAGCATCACTGTGATACATGCATGTTTTACTTGCTGATAACGTACCTCTGCCCACAATTTGGTATCCCTATGGGGCTTCTTATCGGAAAATCTCCGAAGTTGCTTAGTAAGGGCATTAAGTGCTTCTCGTAAGCTGCCAGTGTCACGTTGTACAAGACCCTTGCCTGCACGAACCATGGAATATAAATTAGAACGCTTTTATGTATGCCGTGTTGCATGCTATGCCAGTATGccaaattaaaactaaatactACAACCAAAATTGTTGCACGGTATGCCAAATTAAAGTAAAGACTACAATCAAAGTTGTACGTAACCGTTTTCCGGATCCAGTCTTCCCGGTGAAGCGTCTCGAACTGGTTCGGTGATGAATCAAGGTTGTAAATTGCCCTGTCTTTGAGATACACGAGCATCAAAAACCAGTGGCCCAGCGCGTCCTGCATGGGGACATAAATCTGCACAAAATAAACACGTATAGTTAATCCACTGAAGACACTTGTTCGTGGTTTAGATTTCAATGAACAAATAGTTCTCCTTTAACAGACAAGTTCAAGGAATCTGAATGGCCTCATCCAGTTCTCCGTGTAACGGTTGAGCATTAGCTCTGTCGTCTCTCCGTTCAATATATCATCCTGCACAGACAACATTGACGAATTAAATATGTTATGTTCTATAAATCTCAGAGTGTCGATGACTGTCAACGACCGTTAACGGCGCAATAATTCATATCGAGTACCAACGCCAGATGATGGCTAACTTACCGAGACAGACGGCGGTAAGCACCAGTACGCGGGCGACGTGGCAAGGATCCCAGCACCGGTCATAGTCATGGCAACCATATGGATGATCTGGTAACGAAGAatagcaaaaaatataaaataaagaaaaaaacccGATGATGTCTCACGATGCCATATATGTGTTTTTCCTACTCAAAACAAGCGTAAACAGGTGCCATACCTTGTCATCAACGTCATTTCCCGGTAGTAAGCTGTGTAAATCAATCCTGTCCACGGACTTGACTCCAATACGGACAAGTTCCTCGCTATAGTCAGAGGAAAGTGTTAACGAATTAAAATAACCGCGATAAGCGGGTTTAAATACAACGAAGCTCGAGTTTTACCATGGATCAAGGTTTCCGTCGAACACGTACGCGAATAAGGCCGACTGTCGGTTGTTAAAGTCCATGGCGGGAGTGATCTTGAACCTCATCTACGACACATGTTTGTCAAAGATCAGTCGGTTAGCGCAGTTTTCGATAAACTAACTTACCGATTAGTTACCTTCTTGCTCGTTGAATAGGCAGACTTTTCCATCAGATCTCCACCCCTTGCTGGAACCAGATCGCATAAAACTGTCAGTTCCATCACCGAAACATCGTCATTTGGTGTTCCTTGTTGCCGATGGTGGTGTGCAAAACAACTTTCTCATGATGTTGTCGGTTCCTGCAAGGAGTGGAGTACTATTCTCAGGCGAATCTAGGACAATCGGCGTTCTACTAGCGATGCTAGATGCAACTTTCATGGACTGCGGGGTTGACTGTTCATCCATCTCCCCATCGGAATCCAACAACACGATGGTTTTCTCGGAGATTGCCGCAGCTGCATTGTCGGTCTCCTTCTTGAGATCCCTCTGTCGGAGAATAAGCTAAACCAGTTTAGGATCAGGAACACCTACATGACACGTTACATACATGACCAAGGAGTAAAACCTAACCTGAACCTTTTCCACGAGGCCCCTCATCAAGTCATTGACGATGAGACCGATCTTCGGAAACGACCAGTCCTCTTCCGACTGGATCTGGTCACATTTGACCGCATTAACATCATCCGGCTGGGGAGCTTCGGCTGAGGTTTCGCAGTCAGCTTTGGGTCCACCGGGGAgctacatataaaaaaaagaccAAAATCAAATCAGTTATTTGTTTAAAGAATGTGTGAAGTACACCTGAGCAGAAGATTTACCTCAGACGCTTGCCGGGGCTGCGACTGCTCAACTGTATCTGCGTCGTGGACCTCTTCGCATACGTCCCTGCATGTACCCCGTACGTGACTGTTAATGCAAATATTCGTCTACCATGCATATGCAACGTACTGCGTTTTATTGTATTCTAAAAGTCATAAATGAAACTTGTCTAACCTGTTGTGTGTGTCACCGTCGAAGCTCGAGCGTGCTTCACCGTCGcccattgtttttttttttttgtgtttcgaATATTGATGGTTTAGCACGGTAGGTGGGTTTATTTAATTGCAAAGGAACTTGCAAATGCCAACAGCTTTGTCCTCCGTTTACGGAATGTGATGCGTCTATGTTAACGGTACTCGGGTGTTATGGATGGAGTCACGGATATTTGTTGTAATCGTCAAATTTGCGACAAATCTTTCACTCGTATGGTACGTTCTTATTTGGGCTCGTTTTATGGTCTGTTCCGTATCCAAAAGTGAAAGTTTTGAGTGACACTATactataaaattttcttttgcaaTCACTTATTCTGTGACCATTGCGGTCAAATCAATCCAAAACTATCGACAGGCCTCCACTTAGGCGCTAAGTCACACCATGCCTTCCCCACCCCCccattattttaattcattatatCGTAGAGGCATGGGACTGCGAGCTATATATGCGATGGGCGTAATGCTGAATTTCCTACACAAGTAAACCGTCAAAAGGCATTCGTTGGGAGATGGGACAAAGCCAAAATGGCTAATACATTCGCTTCCTTTAGCTATCCGGTTCCCTTCCCAGCGTACGTATTAACCTTTTGTCCAAAGTTGTGCCATTCTTGTTTAAAGCATAAATATCTATACAAAGCGTATTGTCCTATACCCCGAATTGACATATACACCTGCTCGTCTGCAGCTACCCATGCTCTAGGTTAGCGCATCATAAAGTTTCACCTCGTGCACATCACGATGAAATTAGTGGCGGAGGTTGCTTTCCACTATCGTGCGCGGATTAGTAGCATCTAGTTCTCTCCCGGTTATGAGCACCATTGCCCACGAATCTGGTTACGTTATTTTTTAAGCATAAAGCACAGGGTTTAGTTTTAGGTGGCCATTCCAATGAAGTCCTGGAAAATGACCGTTGGAAATAATTTCAGATTGAAGATTTGATGGACATGTGTCCTTTTTAGTAGACCAAAAACTAAAGTTGGTTCAgcataattttttcttctttggtttaaccctaaaccctaaaccccataaacactaaaccccaatccataaaccctaaaccataaaccctaaaccctaaaccctaaaccctaaaccctataccataaaccataaaccctaaacgctataccacaaaccctaaatcataaaccctaaaccctaaaccctaaaccctaaaacttaaaccataaaccataaatcataaactctaaaccctaaaccctaaaccctaaaccgtaaactctaaaccctgaaccctaaaccccaaaccataaaccataaaccctaaaccataaaccctaaatcctaaaccctaaaccataaaccctaaaccataaaccttaaaccctaaaccctaaaccctaaaccccaatccATAAatcttaaaccttaaaccataaaccctaaaccctaaaccctaaaccataaaccctaaaccataaaccttaaaccctaaaccctaaaccctaaaccccaatccataaatcttaaaccctaaaccataaaccctaaaccctaaaccctaaaccataaaccctataccataaaccataaaccctaaaccctataccacaaaccctaaatcataaaccctaaaccctaaacccttaaacttaaaccataaaccataaatcataaaccctaaaccctaaacactaaaccctaaaccctaaaccctaaaccctaaatcctaaatcctaaaccctaaacccaaaatcctaaactctaaaccctaaaccataaaccataaatcataaaccttaaaccctaaacactgaaccctaaaccctaaaccctaaaccctaaaccataaacccataAACTCtacaccctaaaccataaaccgtaaaccataaaccatatacCATAAACCCtataccataaaccataaaccctaaatcctagaccataaaccttaaaccctaaacactaaaccctaaaccctaaaccctaaactctaaccctaaaccctaaactctaaaccataaacactaaaccctaaatcctaaaccataaaccctacaacctaaaccgtaaaccccaaaccctaaaccctaaaccctaaaccctaaaccctaaacactaaaccctaaaccctaaaccctaagccctgAACCACAAACCATACACCCTAAACcgataaaccataaaccatagaccATAaatactaaaccataaaccctaaaccataaaccctacaacctaaaccgtaaaccctaaaacctaaactctaaaccatataccataaaccataaaccctaaaccataagccctaaaccctaaaccctaaatcctaaaacctaaaccctatacCAAAAAGCATAAACCCtataccataaaccataaaccctaaaccataaatcctaaaccctataccacaaaccataatccctaaaccctaaaccataaaccctaaactctaaaccctaaacctaaaccataactcctaaacactaaaccctaaaccttaaacactaaaccctaaaccataaaccctaaacaccaaacCCCAAACCGTagaccataaacactaaaccacaaaccctaaaccataaatcctaaaccatataccctaaaccataaaccctataccataaaccataaaccttaaacactaaaccctaaaccctaaaccctaaatcctaaaccataaaacctataCCCTATACCATAAAGCATAAACTCTataccataaatcataaaccctaaaccataaatcctaaaccttataccacaaatcctaaaccctaaaccctaaaccataaaccctaaactctaaaccataaacctaaaccataactcataaacactaaaccctaaaccgtaaacactaaaccctaaaccataaaccctaaacaccaaaaccccaaactgtagaccataaacactaaaccacaaaccctaaaccataaatcctaaaccctataccctaatccataaaccctaaaccataaaccataaaccataaaccctaaaacctaaaccctaaaccctaaaccccaatgTAGAATAACATAAAGAGCCCGTTTGGGAAGTAGCAGAAGCTACCTTTTTTAACTTTTGGATTATGAAAAGTCATAATCTCTGTGTTTggcaatattttaaaaaaagcttATAACTTCCCAAAAAGTTAATTTGCAGCCTTTCGAAGAAGTAAAAATATACGACTTCTTGCTTCTCGAGAACTCACTCTAccaattacttaaaaaaattaattttaaaacaaaaaaatctactTTCCTTTTTGACTCTATGAGAAATTCTGACCGTTCATCACCCTTTTCACTCAATGTCTGCTAGAAGCACTGGCCTTCCACCGTCATTCTCACTCAATGTTCCAAGTCTCACCATTTTTACGTAATGAAACATCTGATGGAAGTATTGATCCTCTACCACATTTTCAGACAATATTACATCTGAAAAACTTACTGCATATAT is part of the Arachis duranensis cultivar V14167 chromosome 1, aradu.V14167.gnm2.J7QH, whole genome shotgun sequence genome and encodes:
- the LOC107458243 gene encoding uncharacterized protein LOC107458243, with product MSCTAARNAGEEDFVYRCANIPIWDQRWWSVSPMHQPGRNFLARCRQSGHLEVLFRSAVSDLFLGGCRFTGMEMHVVAAQGHLAAQYTVAMVLMLRDDAESKNNGLQTFCGLEAAGALTNCKLVFRGVVQGRGDTCVACQG